One Mycobacterium kubicae genomic window carries:
- a CDS encoding alpha/beta hydrolase translates to MNSSDWRDRPASAHFGSICWQSRLLALLTAIFARPVLATLTVIGIVINRFSPHLLQRARLDVIDKPLRVVPPPAGTQVTPVALPQCPAEWVVFPTARQSDRVIVYFHGSALVTLGLNSHRRFVGKLSQETGARVFNVGYRLAPQARLEDAVSDGLDAYRYVMSLGFSADRIVLAGDSAGGMVAAGTALAARDSGLPVPAGQALMSPLTSSDMGLKYRALKDHRDVMFPFMTVKFLYDVFGTVNGTRAAPVMPSEADLHGLGPFLLQVGTHEMLLNDTLTLADRLRAHGVPVWVQQWHKAMHMFQLGFDVNPDALRAVEEVAMFIRHLTTAPEKNSA, encoded by the coding sequence GTGAATTCGTCTGATTGGCGGGATCGGCCCGCGAGCGCCCACTTCGGCTCCATCTGCTGGCAGTCGCGCCTGCTGGCGTTATTGACGGCTATCTTCGCGCGCCCAGTGCTCGCTACCTTGACCGTCATCGGCATAGTCATCAACCGTTTCAGTCCTCACCTGTTGCAGCGTGCACGCCTTGACGTCATCGACAAACCGCTGCGCGTGGTGCCGCCACCGGCGGGAACTCAAGTGACCCCCGTCGCATTGCCACAGTGTCCGGCCGAGTGGGTGGTATTCCCGACGGCCCGCCAGTCCGACCGGGTTATCGTCTACTTCCACGGCTCGGCGCTGGTGACTTTGGGTCTCAATTCGCATCGGCGGTTTGTCGGTAAGCTCTCCCAAGAGACCGGCGCGCGGGTATTCAATGTCGGTTACCGGCTGGCCCCGCAGGCCCGCCTTGAGGATGCCGTGTCCGACGGGCTCGACGCCTACCGCTACGTTATGTCGCTCGGCTTTTCAGCGGATCGCATTGTGCTAGCAGGAGATTCGGCCGGTGGCATGGTGGCTGCCGGTACCGCACTGGCCGCCCGCGACAGCGGGCTGCCGGTGCCTGCGGGTCAGGCGCTGATGTCACCGCTGACGTCGTCGGATATGGGGCTGAAGTACCGGGCCCTCAAAGACCATCGCGACGTGATGTTTCCGTTCATGACGGTGAAGTTCCTCTATGACGTCTTCGGTACTGTCAACGGCACCCGGGCGGCGCCAGTGATGCCGTCGGAGGCCGATCTGCATGGCCTTGGCCCATTTTTGCTCCAGGTTGGCACCCACGAGATGCTGCTCAATGACACCCTCACGCTGGCCGACCGGCTGCGGGCTCACGGCGTACCAGTGTGGGTGCAGCAGTGGCACAAGGCGATGCACATGTTCCAGCTCGGTTTCGACGTCAACCCAGATGCGCTTCGCGCGGTTGAGGAGGTGGCGATGTTTATCCGTCATCTCACCACCGCGCCGGAAAAGAACAGCGCATAA
- a CDS encoding MmpS family transport accessory protein, which produces MKKMWIVLVIVAVVAVAGFCVLRLRTFFGVHDDQTMTSGIADEIKPFNPKRVVYQVYGPPGTVANINYLDINAQPQKASNVPLPWTLSVTSTLPSVSVNIVAQGDSNQIGCRIIVDEVVKDERSSQGMNAQTFCIVKSA; this is translated from the coding sequence ATGAAGAAAATGTGGATCGTCCTGGTCATCGTGGCGGTGGTGGCGGTAGCGGGCTTCTGCGTACTGCGGCTTCGCACCTTTTTCGGCGTCCACGACGATCAGACGATGACCAGCGGCATCGCCGATGAGATCAAGCCGTTCAATCCCAAGCGCGTGGTTTACCAGGTTTATGGTCCCCCGGGGACGGTGGCCAACATCAACTACTTGGACATCAATGCCCAGCCCCAGAAAGCTAGCAACGTGCCTTTGCCCTGGACGCTCTCGGTTACCTCGACGCTGCCCTCGGTGAGCGTCAACATCGTCGCGCAGGGCGACAGCAACCAAATCGGCTGCCGGATCATCGTGGACGAGGTGGTCAAGGACGAAAGGTCGAGTCAGGGTATGAATGCGCAAACGTTCTGCATAGTGAAGTCCGCATGA
- a CDS encoding RND family transporter, which produces MTDDRAAGLPHMPVFARTVHKLAVPVVFAWVGLVVVLSVLVPSLDAVAEEHTVSMSPKDAPSMQAMKHIGKVFNEFNSDSAVMIVLEGDKPLGDEAHHFYDQIVRKLEADTKHVQHVQDFWGDPLTAAGSQSSDGKAAYVQAYLAGNQGESLASESVAAVRKIVDSVPAPSGVKAYVTGAGALIADQHSAGQKSLQKVTIITFVVIIVMLLWVYRSIITVFSTLFMVVIEVMAARGVVAFLAYNNIMGLSTFAVNILVLLAIAAGTDYAIFILGRYQEARGLGEDREKAFYTMFHGTAHVVLGSGLTIAGAMYCLSFTRLPYFQTMGIPCAVGMLVAVAAALTLGPAVLTVGSFFKLFDPKRKMRTRGWRRVGTAIVRWPGPILAVSVAIALIGLLALPGYQTNYDNRLYLPPSVPANIGYAAAERHFPASRMNPELLMIETDHDMRNPAGMLVLDRIARGVFHIPGVARVQAITRPLGTPIEHTSIPFQISMQNTTQVENQQYMHQRMDDMLKQADAMQQSIDTMQRMYNITSQMAAVTHHMDGLTHEMLDVTNTLRDNIANFDDFFRPIRSYFYWEKHCFDIPGCWSLRSLFDALDGLDQITEKFTYLAGDISQLDALMPQMLAQMPPMIATMTTMKQMMLTMHSSMSSLYDQMDVMSQNSTAMGQAFDAAKNDDSFYIPPEVFDNPDFKRGLKMFLSPDGHAARFIISHEGDPATPEGISHVEPIKNAAKEAIKGTPLEGAKIYLAGTAAVYKDMRDGSKYDLMIAAIAAASLILIIMLIITRSLVAAVTIVGTVLISLGASFGLSVLVWQDIIGFKLHWMVLAMSIILMLAVGSDYNLLLVSRFKEEIGAGLKTGIIRSMAGTGAVVTSAGLVFAATMASFIFSDLKVVGQVGTTIGLGLLFDTLIVRSFMMPSVAALLGRWFWWPQQVRTRPASQLLRPYGPRSAVRAYLLPRQDDPQSATTDRFPAASPHY; this is translated from the coding sequence ATGACCGATGACCGGGCCGCAGGGCTGCCGCATATGCCGGTTTTCGCGCGAACGGTCCACAAACTCGCGGTGCCCGTCGTCTTTGCCTGGGTGGGGCTTGTCGTCGTCCTCAGCGTCTTGGTTCCATCGCTGGACGCGGTCGCCGAAGAACACACCGTGTCGATGAGCCCCAAGGACGCGCCGTCGATGCAAGCGATGAAGCACATCGGCAAAGTATTCAACGAATTCAACAGTGACAGTGCGGTCATGATCGTGCTGGAAGGTGACAAGCCGCTGGGCGATGAGGCCCACCATTTCTACGACCAGATCGTCCGCAAACTCGAGGCTGACACGAAACACGTCCAGCACGTCCAGGACTTCTGGGGGGATCCGCTGACGGCCGCCGGTTCGCAAAGCTCCGACGGCAAGGCCGCCTATGTGCAGGCGTATCTTGCTGGTAACCAGGGCGAGAGCCTGGCCAGCGAGTCTGTCGCGGCGGTCCGCAAGATCGTGGACAGCGTGCCTGCGCCGTCGGGGGTCAAGGCCTATGTGACCGGCGCTGGGGCGTTGATCGCCGATCAGCACTCGGCCGGACAAAAGAGCCTCCAGAAGGTCACGATCATCACCTTCGTGGTGATCATCGTGATGTTGCTGTGGGTATACCGCTCGATTATCACCGTGTTCAGCACGTTGTTCATGGTGGTGATCGAGGTGATGGCGGCTCGGGGGGTTGTCGCTTTCCTGGCCTACAACAACATCATGGGATTGTCGACCTTCGCGGTTAATATTTTGGTGCTGTTGGCCATCGCCGCTGGGACAGACTATGCGATCTTTATTCTCGGCCGATATCAAGAGGCGCGCGGCCTAGGCGAGGACCGCGAAAAAGCCTTCTACACCATGTTCCACGGAACCGCGCACGTCGTCCTTGGCTCTGGCCTGACTATTGCCGGTGCGATGTATTGCCTGAGCTTTACCCGGCTTCCGTATTTCCAGACTATGGGTATCCCTTGTGCGGTCGGGATGCTGGTCGCCGTTGCTGCCGCGCTGACCTTGGGTCCGGCGGTCCTGACCGTCGGCAGTTTCTTCAAGCTGTTCGATCCTAAGCGCAAGATGCGGACCCGGGGATGGCGACGGGTGGGCACCGCGATCGTGCGCTGGCCCGGGCCAATTCTCGCGGTGTCAGTCGCGATCGCCCTCATCGGTCTACTCGCCCTACCCGGTTATCAAACCAATTACGACAACCGGCTGTATTTACCCCCGAGCGTCCCCGCGAATATCGGCTACGCCGCCGCCGAACGGCATTTCCCCGCGTCCCGGATGAATCCGGAATTGTTGATGATCGAGACCGATCACGACATGCGCAACCCGGCGGGCATGCTGGTGTTGGACCGGATCGCCAGGGGGGTCTTCCACATCCCGGGTGTCGCGCGCGTCCAGGCGATCACCCGGCCGCTGGGAACGCCGATCGAGCACACCTCAATCCCGTTCCAGATCAGCATGCAAAACACCACGCAGGTCGAAAACCAGCAGTACATGCACCAGCGCATGGACGACATGCTCAAGCAGGCCGACGCGATGCAACAGTCCATCGACACCATGCAGCGCATGTACAACATCACCTCGCAGATGGCCGCGGTCACCCACCACATGGACGGCCTCACGCATGAAATGTTGGATGTCACAAACACATTGCGCGACAACATCGCCAACTTCGATGATTTCTTCCGGCCGATTCGCAGCTACTTCTACTGGGAAAAGCACTGCTTCGACATCCCGGGCTGCTGGTCGCTGCGATCCCTCTTCGACGCGCTCGACGGTCTGGATCAGATCACCGAAAAATTCACCTATCTTGCCGGCGACATATCTCAGCTGGACGCCTTGATGCCGCAGATGCTGGCGCAGATGCCGCCCATGATCGCCACCATGACGACCATGAAGCAAATGATGCTGACCATGCACAGCTCGATGTCGTCGCTGTATGACCAGATGGACGTGATGAGCCAAAACTCGACCGCCATGGGCCAGGCCTTCGACGCCGCCAAGAACGACGACTCGTTCTACATCCCGCCGGAAGTCTTCGACAACCCCGACTTCAAGCGCGGTCTGAAGATGTTCCTGTCGCCGGACGGGCACGCGGCCCGCTTCATCATCTCCCATGAAGGGGATCCCGCGACCCCGGAAGGCATTTCGCACGTCGAGCCGATCAAGAACGCAGCCAAGGAAGCCATCAAGGGAACTCCGCTGGAGGGCGCCAAGATCTACCTTGCCGGCACCGCCGCGGTCTACAAGGACATGCGCGACGGCTCCAAATACGACCTGATGATCGCGGCAATAGCTGCGGCCAGCCTGATTTTGATCATCATGCTGATCATCACCCGAAGCCTGGTCGCCGCGGTCACCATCGTGGGCACGGTGCTGATCTCGTTGGGCGCCTCGTTCGGACTGTCCGTGCTGGTGTGGCAGGACATCATCGGCTTCAAACTGCACTGGATGGTGCTGGCGATGTCCATCATCTTGATGCTGGCCGTCGGATCCGACTACAACCTGCTGCTGGTGTCCCGTTTCAAAGAAGAAATCGGTGCCGGTTTGAAAACCGGAATCATCCGCTCGATGGCCGGCACCGGTGCGGTGGTGACGTCTGCGGGCCTGGTCTTCGCCGCCACCATGGCCTCGTTCATATTCAGCGATTTGAAAGTCGTCGGGCAGGTCGGCACCACCATCGGCCTGGGTCTGCTGTTCGACACCCTGATCGTGCGCTCATTCATGATGCCGTCCGTCGCCGCGCTGCTGGGGCGCTGGTTCTGGTGGCCGCAGCAGGTACGCACTCGCCCGGCCAGCCAGCTACTTCGGCCCTACGGGCCACGTTCGGCGGTTCGCGCCTACCTGCTGCCCCGGCAAGATGACCCGCAGTCGGCGACCACCGACCGGTTCCCGGCGGCCTCACCGCACTACTAA
- a CDS encoding TetR/AcrR family transcriptional regulator has protein sequence MERDTLEFPVDDDDDVDPRLLRSRTRLLDAATKLLSAGGIEAVTIDAVTKASKVARTTLYRHFSSSTQLLAATFERLLPQVHPAPETGSLRDQLIELLSRQATLFQEAPLHVTTLAWVALGRTPNGTQETHDRHALRTRIIDQYRQPFDALLQSPEARADLDDFDPELILCQLVGPVAFARLTGLRAIDRQDCERIVDDFLAAHRRKADEPAS, from the coding sequence ATGGAGCGCGACACCCTGGAATTCCCGGTCGACGACGATGATGACGTCGACCCGCGCCTGTTGCGCTCACGAACCCGGCTATTGGATGCGGCCACCAAACTCCTGAGCGCCGGCGGCATCGAAGCCGTCACCATCGACGCGGTCACCAAAGCCTCCAAAGTCGCGCGCACGACCCTGTATCGCCACTTCAGCAGCTCCACTCAACTGCTTGCCGCCACATTTGAAAGGCTGCTGCCGCAGGTCCACCCTGCACCGGAGACGGGATCGTTGCGCGACCAACTCATCGAACTGTTGAGCCGACAGGCCACGCTGTTCCAGGAGGCACCGCTGCACGTCACCACCCTGGCCTGGGTCGCGCTTGGCCGCACACCAAACGGCACCCAGGAAACCCACGACCGGCACGCGCTGCGCACACGGATCATCGACCAGTATCGCCAGCCATTCGATGCCCTGTTGCAAAGCCCCGAAGCCCGCGCCGACCTCGACGATTTCGACCCGGAGCTCATCCTGTGTCAACTCGTCGGGCCAGTGGCGTTTGCCCGACTCACCGGGCTGCGTGCCATCGATCGTCAAGACTGTGAGCGCATCGTCGATGACTTCCTCGCCGCGCACCGCCGCAAGGCCGATGAGCCCGCATCGTAG
- a CDS encoding RND family transporter → MADNGWVSSGVATLSRPVRERLQKVAAGEGAYSDRLARLAGFSIRHKVLIIGMWVVSAAALAVLFPQLETVVRQQSVNLIPRDAPSLQTVDRMGAAFGEQGSKTTIFVAMEDPAGLTAPVRGRYNAMISRLRADSEHVRLVQDLLADPVTASQAVSQDGKAWYVPVGVAGTLGDLKAAESVQAVRTIAAQAFSGSPTDVRVTGPPATFRDQIASAEEDLVVISVATVGLIAMILLVVYRSVFTALLPLLVIGVSLAVGRGVLSALGESGMPVSQFTIAFMTVILLGAGTDYSVFLISRYHEQRRQNVPPDLSVINATATIGRVILASAATVAFAFLAMVFAKLSVFAALGPACAIAVFVGFAATVTLFPPVLALAAKRGIGEPKADRTRRYWNWIAVAVVRRPVPLLVASLALVLGLAAVALTMHISYDDRQGQPATTASNEGYHLLDRHFRKDVIITEFMLVESPTDMRTSKALADLDEMASRVSQLPGVTKVSGVTRPTGARLDQAQLSWQNGQIGNKMAGAVAKGDAHKDDLAKLTHGADQLAGGLAQLDTTLRTALTPLTGILTQAQSSGSQVQRFRPLLQQLSATAPAVDQAIRTGPGLRQQADQAQNAIAAIDPLVGALNTSPWCATTPECAQLRDQVQILVTLRHTGFFNQLANLGDLYQPGSDTAAGTVADVQNAITSLDKAFGALGDPADLAGNIRRLQSGISQLASGAQALATGVHTLADSNIEMLSGMSQIATQLQNSARTTAGSDNASGFYLPTNAFENRQFADVAKHFLSPDGKTARFAIESSYDPYSSDAMNLAHKITEIADAARPNTSLANATVSMAGFPAVNSDIQRLLSADFHQLAFATLVIVGLILVVLLRALVAPLYLLGTVVLNYGAALGLGTLVFQYGLGKEIAWPVPLLAFIILVAVGADYNMLLISRLREESTHNIRVGVLRTVANTGSVITSAGLIFAASMFGLIVGSIAIMIQAGFIIGCGLLLDTFVVRTLTVPAIATLLREASWWPQRKPLTHNGRPHRTT, encoded by the coding sequence ATGGCAGACAACGGGTGGGTCTCTTCGGGCGTGGCGACCTTGAGTCGCCCTGTTCGGGAGCGACTTCAAAAGGTTGCGGCCGGTGAGGGCGCGTACAGCGATCGGCTAGCGCGCTTGGCGGGTTTCAGTATCCGACATAAGGTGCTGATCATCGGCATGTGGGTGGTGAGCGCCGCTGCCCTGGCGGTGCTGTTCCCGCAGCTGGAAACCGTTGTTAGACAGCAGTCAGTGAATCTCATACCGCGCGATGCGCCATCGCTTCAGACGGTAGACCGCATGGGCGCGGCCTTCGGCGAGCAGGGATCCAAGACGACGATATTTGTCGCGATGGAGGATCCGGCGGGCCTGACTGCGCCGGTGCGCGGACGCTACAACGCGATGATTTCCCGGTTGCGTGCCGATTCGGAGCATGTGCGCTTGGTTCAAGACTTGTTGGCCGACCCAGTCACCGCAAGCCAGGCAGTCAGCCAAGACGGCAAAGCCTGGTATGTGCCGGTGGGAGTGGCCGGAACGCTGGGCGATCTCAAAGCTGCCGAATCGGTCCAGGCGGTCCGCACGATCGCCGCCCAGGCATTCAGCGGCTCACCCACCGATGTTCGCGTCACCGGGCCCCCGGCCACCTTCCGCGATCAAATCGCTTCGGCCGAAGAGGATTTGGTTGTCATCTCGGTCGCGACAGTAGGCCTGATCGCGATGATTTTGCTGGTCGTGTATCGGTCGGTGTTTACCGCCTTGCTGCCGCTGCTGGTCATCGGCGTGAGCCTGGCGGTGGGGCGCGGAGTGCTATCAGCGTTGGGCGAATCGGGCATGCCGGTGTCGCAGTTCACCATCGCCTTCATGACGGTGATCTTGCTGGGTGCCGGCACCGATTATTCGGTGTTCTTGATCAGTCGATATCACGAGCAGCGACGCCAAAACGTCCCGCCGGATCTGTCGGTGATCAACGCGACCGCCACCATCGGGCGCGTGATTTTGGCTTCGGCCGCCACCGTGGCGTTTGCGTTTCTGGCCATGGTGTTCGCGAAGTTGAGCGTGTTCGCCGCGTTGGGTCCCGCGTGCGCAATCGCCGTCTTTGTCGGGTTTGCGGCCACGGTGACTTTATTTCCCCCGGTGTTGGCGCTGGCGGCCAAACGCGGCATCGGTGAACCCAAGGCCGACCGCACACGCCGCTACTGGAACTGGATCGCCGTGGCCGTGGTGCGTCGACCCGTTCCACTGCTGGTCGCCAGTCTGGCCCTGGTGCTAGGCCTGGCGGCCGTCGCGCTGACTATGCACATCAGCTACGACGATCGCCAAGGACAGCCGGCGACCACCGCCAGCAATGAGGGGTATCACCTGCTGGACCGCCACTTTCGCAAGGACGTCATCATCACCGAATTCATGCTGGTTGAATCGCCCACTGATATGCGCACCAGCAAGGCCCTGGCCGACCTGGATGAAATGGCGTCTCGGGTCTCGCAACTGCCTGGTGTCACCAAGGTCTCCGGTGTCACCCGGCCCACGGGCGCACGCCTGGACCAGGCTCAACTGTCGTGGCAAAACGGCCAGATCGGTAACAAGATGGCCGGCGCGGTCGCCAAGGGAGACGCCCATAAGGATGACCTGGCCAAACTCACCCACGGCGCCGACCAACTCGCCGGCGGTCTCGCGCAACTGGACACCACCTTGCGCACCGCGTTGACACCGTTGACCGGGATCCTCACTCAGGCCCAGTCGAGTGGATCCCAAGTCCAGCGGTTCCGTCCGCTGCTACAGCAGCTTTCGGCTACCGCCCCTGCCGTCGACCAAGCCATCCGAACCGGTCCGGGGCTGCGTCAGCAAGCCGACCAAGCCCAAAACGCAATCGCCGCCATCGACCCGCTCGTCGGTGCGCTCAACACCTCCCCATGGTGTGCGACCACACCGGAATGCGCCCAACTCCGCGACCAGGTGCAGATCCTGGTGACCCTGCGCCATACCGGCTTCTTCAACCAGCTTGCCAACCTCGGCGACCTGTACCAGCCCGGCAGCGACACCGCGGCCGGCACCGTGGCCGACGTCCAAAACGCAATCACGTCGCTGGACAAGGCTTTCGGAGCACTCGGCGACCCTGCCGACCTGGCCGGCAACATCCGCCGCCTCCAAAGCGGCATCAGCCAACTCGCCTCCGGCGCACAGGCCCTCGCCACCGGCGTGCACACCCTGGCCGACAGCAACATCGAAATGCTGTCGGGCATGAGCCAAATCGCCACCCAACTGCAGAATTCCGCACGAACCACCGCCGGCTCAGACAACGCCAGCGGCTTCTACCTTCCCACCAATGCCTTCGAGAACCGCCAATTCGCCGACGTCGCAAAGCATTTCCTGTCGCCCGACGGCAAAACCGCGCGTTTCGCCATCGAATCCAGTTACGACCCCTACAGCAGCGACGCGATGAACCTCGCCCACAAAATCACCGAGATCGCCGATGCCGCACGACCCAACACCTCGCTGGCCAACGCCACGGTGTCGATGGCCGGATTCCCCGCCGTCAACTCCGACATCCAACGCCTGCTTTCCGCCGACTTTCATCAGCTGGCCTTTGCGACCCTCGTCATCGTCGGCCTCATCTTGGTCGTATTGCTGCGCGCCCTGGTCGCCCCGCTCTACCTGTTGGGTACCGTCGTGCTCAACTACGGCGCCGCGCTCGGACTGGGAACCCTCGTCTTTCAATATGGCCTCGGCAAGGAAATCGCCTGGCCCGTACCGCTTCTAGCGTTCATAATCCTGGTGGCCGTCGGCGCCGACTACAACATGCTGCTCATCTCGCGACTACGCGAAGAATCGACCCACAACATTCGCGTCGGCGTCCTGCGAACCGTCGCAAATACCGGCTCAGTCATCACTTCGGCCGGGCTCATCTTCGCCGCCAGCATGTTCGGCCTGATCGTCGGCTCCATCGCGATCATGATCCAAGCCGGGTTCATCATTGGCTGCGGCCTACTTCTGGATACCTTCGTCGTTCGCACGCTCACGGTTCCCGCGATCGCCACACTGCTGCGCGAAGCGAGCTGGTGGCCGCAACGGAAACCCCTGACTCACAACGGCCGACCACATCGGACCACATGA